In the Eremothecium cymbalariae DBVPG#7215 chromosome 7, complete sequence genome, one interval contains:
- the HSP104 gene encoding chaperone ATPase HSP104 (similar to Ashbya gossypii AGL036C) — MVDETQFTDKALSLMVNAEQLARDHQHAQLLPIHLLAAFVEVPQDGGAGYLQNLVEKARYDYDTFRRAVNKSLVRTPSQMPPPSQLSQGHGFASVIQNMLKIQKQQKDSFIGQDHMLFALLEDSSVIQIFKECSMEPDVIKQKALELRGNQKIDSRAADTSQPLEYLTKYAIDMTEQASLGKLDPVIGREEEIRSTIRVLARRLKSNPCLIGEPGIGKTAIIEGVAQRIIDNDVPKILQGCKLFSLDLAALTAGAKYKGDFEERLKGVLKGVEDSKSSILLFIDEIHMLMGNGKDDAANILKPALSRGNLKVIGATTNNEYRSIVEKDGAFERRFQRIDVFEPTVRQTVAMLRGLQGKYEIHHGVRILDSALVTAAQLAKRYLTYRRLPDSAIDLVDISCAGVAVARDSKPEELDSKERELQLLQIEINALERDKDADPSTKERLQHAKQREQSIQEELQPLRQRYEEERQGHEELTKAKAKLDELENKALDAERHSDYQTVADLRYFAIPDVKRRIAALELEVSEEEQKAGRDLMIQNVVNSDTIAETAARLTGIPVTKLTESENEKLIHMERTLANQVVGQMEAIKAVSKAVRLSRSGLSNPKQPSSFLFLGLSGSGKTELARKLSEFLFNDPTAMIRIDCSELSEKHSVSKLLGTTAGYIGYDEGGFLTNQLKTKPYSVLLFDEVEKAHPDVLTVLLQMLDDGRITSGQGKTIDCSNSIIIMTSNLGADYIAAQPRPEIHEDTRQLVMACVKAHFKPEFLNRISSIVVFNRLSHKAIHKIISIRLKELETRFQENDKNYTLQITPDAYQFLAKYGYSDNMGARPLNRLIQNEILDKLALRILKGEIKDKEPVRIVLSKDKDSLSVLPNHPPSVNDPGNDEDMDIDEDLDQPDLGPSSYPVQ, encoded by the coding sequence ATGGTCGATGAAACACAGTTTACAGACAAGGCTTTGAGTCTTATGGTCAATGCCGAACAACTAGCAAGAGATCACCAGCATGCCCAGTTGCTTCCAATCCATTTGTTGGCAGCATTTGTGGAGGTGCCTCAGGATGGAGGTGCTGGTTATTTGCAGAACCTAGTCGAGAAGGCTCGTTATGATTACGATACATTCAGAAGGGCTGTTAACAAAAGTTTAGTGCGGACACCTTCGCAAATGCCACCGCCCTCTCAACTTTCGCAGGGACATGGGTTTGCAAGTGTGATCCAAAATATGCTCAAGATtcagaaacaacagaagGATTCATTTATTGGTCAGGATCATATGTTGTTTGCCTTGCTTGAGGATTCTTCAgttattcaaatttttaaagaatgCTCAATGGAGCCGGATGTGATTAAACAAAAGGCACTAGAGCTTAGGGGGAATCAGAAGATCGATTCTCGCGCAGCAGACACAAGCCAGCCGTTGGAATACTTAACCAAGTATGCAATTGATATGACCGAGCAGGCTAGTCTAGGGAAGTTGGACCCTGTTATTGGTCGGGAGGAGGAGATCAGGTCGACAATCCGGGTCTTGGCTCGGAGGCTCAAGTCGAATCCATGTCTAATTGGAGAGCCGGGCATAGGTAAGACGGCGATTATTGAAGGTGTTGCACAGAGGATAATAGACAACGATGTTCCTAAAATATTGCAAGGCTGCAAGTTATTCTCGTTGGACCTTGCTGCTCTAACTGCCGGTGCGAAGTACAAGGGTGATTTTGAGGAGCGGTTAAAGGGGGTTCTTAAGGGGGTGGAAGACTCAAAGAGCTCAATTTTATTGTTTATCGACGAGATCCATATGTTAATGGGCAACGGTAAAGACGATGCTGCCAATATATTGAAGCCCGCACTCTCACGTGGTAATTTGAAGGTGATCGGAGCCACGACGAACAATGAGTATAGATCGATTGTCGAGAAGGATGGAGCATTTGAAAGAAGGTTCCAAAGGATAGACGTATTTGAGCCAACCGTGAGGCAGACAGTCGCCATGCTAAGAGGGTTGCAAGGTAAATACGAAATCCACCATGGTGTGAGAATTCTTGACAGCGCACTAGTAACAGCAGCACAGCTAGCGAAGAGATATTTAACATACAGAAGATTACCCGATTCCGCCATAGATTTGGTCGATATCTCATGTGCAGGTGTAGCTGTAGCCCGTGACTCGAAGCCCGAAGAGCTAGATTCGAAAGAGAGAGAATTGCAGCTATTACAAATCGAAATCAATGCTTTGGAAAGGGATAAAGACGCAGACCCCTCGACAAAGGAAAGATTGCAACACGCCAAACAAAGGGAGCAATCCATTCAAGAGGAATTGCAACCCTTGCGCCAACGCTACGAAGAGGAACGCCAGGGCCACGAAGAACTAACAAAGGCCAAGGCCAAACTAGAcgaattggaaaataaaGCGCTGGATGCCGAGCGCCATAGCGATTACCAAACGGTAGCCGACCTAAGGTACTTTGCAATACCAGACGTCAAGAGGCGGATCGCAGCTCTAGAGCTTGAAGTAAGCGAAGAAGAACAGAAGGCAGGGCGAGACTTGATGATCCAAAACGTCGTCAACTCCGACACAATAGCCGAAACAGCGGCAAGATTAACGGGCATCCCCGTCACCAAACTAACAGAATCCGAGAATGAAAAACTAATCCATATGGAACGCACCCTCGCGAACCAAGTGGTAGGCCAAATGGAAGCAATCAAAGCTGTGTCAAAAGCAGTAAGACTATCCCGCTCCGGCCTCTCAAACCCAAAACAACCTTCCTCATTCCTTTTCCTAGGCTTATCCGGCTCCGGTAAAACCGAATTGGCAAGGAAACTATCCGAATTCCTCTTCAACGACCCAACCGCCATGATCAGAATAGACTGCTCCGAACTCAGCGAAAAACACTCCGTCTCAAAACTACTAGGCACAACTGCAGGCTACATCGGTTACGACGAAGGAGGCTTCCTAACAAACCaactaaaaacaaaacccTACTCCGTGCTACTATTCGACGAAGTCGAAAAAGCCCACCCAGACGTCTTGACCGTCCTACTCCAGATGTTGGACGACGGAAGAATCACCAGCGGCCAAGGTAAAACAATAGACTGCTCCAATTCTATAATCATCATGACCTCCAATTTGGGAGCAGATTACATAGCCGCCCAGCCCCGCCCGGAGATACACGAAGACACCCGCCAGCTTGTCATGGCCTGCGTGAAAGCTCACTTCAAGCCCGAGTTCCTCAACAGAATATCAAGCATCGTGGTCTTCAACAGACTCTCCCACAAGGCCATCcacaaaataatatccaTCCGTCTAAAGGAACTAGAAACAAGATTCCAGGAAAACGACAAAAACTACACACTACAGATCACCCCTGACGCCTACCAATTCTTGGCCAAGTATGGCTACAGCGACAATATGGGAGCAAGACCATTGAACAGACTAATCCAGAATGAAATCCTAGACAAGCTAGCCTTGCGCATACTAAAGGGCGAGATTAAAGACAAGGAACCCGTAAGAATAGTCCTTTCGAAAGATAAAGACTCCCTTTCCGTCCTGCCAAACCACCCGCCCTCCGTAAACGACCCCGGGAATGACGAAGATATGGACATAGACGAAGATCTCGATCAGCCGGACCTGGGCCCCTCCTCCTACCCGGTACAATAG
- a CDS encoding uncharacterized protein (similar to Ashbya gossypii AGL034C), whose product MKTANVLTAFAASTAFSTNPVNAFIANGAGAPMVDDNPKDACFVAEFPQGGSDKIAGYITFTSYEGIAKVSVELASIINPEDGFSYHIHEKALESADDCVCYATGEELNPFNGISSCADVQDKSLCKVGDLSGKYGFINSNLYQAKYLDPYLGLYGASPSFIGDRSIAIHKSDGSRVACADIVPCSEKKTGATECTLPPVEESPVETPCPEATPEPVEPPKEPELIPEKPPVKEPEQEQEPEKPKEKPKDEKTPEPPAPEEKPSAPEEKPSAPEEKPPAPEEKPPAPEEKPPAPEEKPPAPEEKPAKEKPTKEKAPEVPVAIPTPEAAAPAPAPSAAPAPSPVAPAPAPVIPAREAVVSEAPVTSAVEDAKVEPTAKSISTGSALPGKHNSGVYHNSSSSASATASSKKTLAVSQSVNGGAYITNGITFGGIIMFILSLLA is encoded by the coding sequence ATGAAAACTGCCAACGTTTTAACTGCTTTTGCTGCATCAACTGCCTTCTCCACTAATCCTGTCAATGCATTCATTGCCAACGGTGCAGGTGCACCTATGGTGGATGATAATCCAAAGGACGCCTGCTTTGTCGCTGAATTCCCACAGGGAGGTAGTGACAAAATTGCAGGATACATTACCTTCACTTCTTACGAAGGTATTGCCAAGGTTAGCGTTGAGTTGGCAAGTATCATTAATCCAGAAGATGGATTTTCCTATCACATTCATGAAAAAGCACTTGAGTCTGCCGACGACTGTGTTTGCTACGCTACAGGCGAAGAACTAAACCCATTCAACGGAATCTCCAGCTGTGCTGATGTCCAAGACAAATCGCTATGTAAAGTCGGTGATCTAAGTGGCAAGTATGGTTTCATAAATTCAAACCTATACCAGGCTAAATATTTAGATCCATATTTGGGATTATATGGCGCATCGCCAAGTTTCATTGGTGACCGCTCCATCGCTATCCACAAGAGTGATGGTTCAAGAGTAGCATGTGCTGACATTGTTCCATGTAGCGAAAAGAAAACTGGCGCTACAGAATGTACTCTTCCACCGGTAGAGGAGAGCCCAGTTGAAACTCCATGCCCAGAAGCCACTCCAGAACCAGTTGAACCACCAAAGGAGCCTGAACTAATCCCAGAGAAACCACCAGTTAAAGAACcagaacaagaacaagaaccAGAAAAGCCAAAGGAGAAGCCAAAGGATGAAAAGACCCCTGAGCCTCCAGCTCCAGAAGAAAAACCTTCAGCTCCAGAAGAAAAACCTTCAGCTCCAGAAGAGAAGCCTCCAGCTCCAGAAGAGAAGCCTCCAGCTCCAGAAGAGAAGCCTCCAGCTCCAGAAGAGAAGCCTCCAGCTCCAGAAGAGAAGCCTGCAAAGGAGAAGCCTACAAAAGAGAAGGCTCCAGAAGTCCCTGTTGCAATTCCTACTCCAGAAGCTGCtgctccagctccagctccatcTGCTGCTCCAGCTCCCTCTCCAGTAGCcccagcaccagcaccagtCATCCCAGCCCGTGAAGCTGTTGTTTCAGAGGCCCCAGTCACAAGTGCGGTAGAAGATGCTAAGGTTGAACCTACAGCTAAGAGTATATCAACTGGCTCAGCACTACCTGGCAAACACAACTCAGGCGTCTACCACAACAGCAGCTCAAGTGCGAGTGCTACTGCTTCATCTAAGAAGACCCTAGCTGTAAGCCAATCTGTAAATGGTGGTGCATACATTACTAACGGTATAACATTTGGTGGTATCATAATGTTCATCTTGTCTTTGTTGGCATAA